In one Novosphingobium humi genomic region, the following are encoded:
- a CDS encoding FadR/GntR family transcriptional regulator — MKQKPVQEYQTTDRVDKSLRIHGSIARDLGIAIVTGHYPPGHVLPSEVDFAQQNNISRTAYREAIRILAAKGLVESKPKAGTRITDPSRWHMLDPDVLAWTFEGEPTQSFIDDLFELRMVIEPAAAELAARRRTGQQLAQMGHALEEMARHGLATAAGQAADQTFHSTLLSATRNASLISLASSIGAAVRWTTIYKQRKRKLPRDPVPDHRVLFDAVADADPAAARAAMVRLIELALEDIGLSI, encoded by the coding sequence GTGAAGCAAAAGCCAGTGCAGGAGTATCAGACGACGGATCGGGTGGATAAATCGCTGCGGATTCATGGCTCCATCGCCCGCGATCTGGGCATAGCCATTGTCACCGGCCATTATCCGCCCGGCCATGTCCTGCCCAGCGAGGTGGATTTTGCCCAGCAAAACAACATCTCGCGCACCGCCTATCGCGAGGCGATCCGCATTCTGGCCGCCAAGGGGCTGGTGGAAAGCAAGCCCAAGGCGGGCACGCGCATCACCGATCCCTCGCGCTGGCATATGCTGGACCCCGATGTGCTGGCCTGGACCTTTGAAGGCGAGCCGACGCAGAGCTTTATCGACGATCTGTTCGAATTGCGCATGGTGATCGAACCGGCCGCCGCCGAACTGGCCGCGCGCCGCCGCACCGGTCAGCAACTGGCGCAGATGGGCCATGCGCTGGAGGAAATGGCGCGCCATGGATTGGCCACCGCCGCCGGGCAGGCCGCCGACCAGACCTTCCACAGCACCTTACTGAGCGCCACGCGCAACGCCTCGCTGATCTCGCTGGCCAGTTCGATCGGCGCGGCGGTGCGCTGGACCACGATCTACAAGCAGCGCAAGCGCAAATTGCCCCGCGACCCTGTGCCCGACCATCGCGTGCTGTTTGATGCGGTTGCCGATGCCGATCCGGCGGCGGCCCGCGCCGCCATGGTGCGGCTGATCGAACTGGCGCTGGAGGACATCGGCCTTTCGATCTAG
- a CDS encoding carboxylesterase/lipase family protein, whose product MTKTVSDSIITDRRGALAAAAGIGAGLMAPPVLAKPAAKAPAIHTGGDCSTPHSAIVPTRYGKVRGYVSDGVFTFKGVPYGDTTAGANRWLRPQPPKAWEGEYPALAYGANCPQTLHSFRAIEHTFIQQWTDGFLGEDMLKLNIWTGSLSGSKPVMVYLHGGGFSFGSSYELASHDGAQMARHHDVVQVSVNHRLNVLGFLDLAEFGGEAYADSVNVSMLDLIFALEWVRDNIRAFGGDPDRVTIYGQSGGGSKVTTLMGMPAAKGLFHRAIVQSGGGGNIPSAEQSRDFSRQVLRELGVAQGDMAALQKMEWQRLFEAGNTVATRINGPMRPGVLQPGGSASPTPRVGWAPTMDMRNITCRSFHDVAPPAARDIPVIIGNVSEEGTSLGRNPSEAEWRAQLAEALGGAKADALIAAMKKAHPEKAIRTLSYGVGGLSGRNNVNRMVKLRHDAGGAPAYQYLFQWQTPILDGIPGAWHTAELAFCFDNTKICDQATGNTPEAQAIARKMAGAWAAFAHTGKPDQAGLAWGPSDPVHCQTMVFDTRCRMENDPEGDVRRILLT is encoded by the coding sequence ATGACCAAAACCGTATCAGACAGCATCATCACCGACCGGCGCGGCGCGTTGGCTGCGGCCGCCGGTATCGGGGCCGGGCTCATGGCACCGCCGGTTCTGGCCAAACCGGCGGCAAAGGCCCCCGCCATCCATACCGGCGGCGATTGTTCCACCCCGCATTCCGCCATTGTTCCCACCCGCTATGGCAAGGTGCGCGGCTATGTCAGCGATGGTGTGTTCACCTTCAAGGGCGTGCCCTATGGCGACACCACCGCCGGGGCCAACCGCTGGCTGCGCCCCCAGCCGCCCAAGGCGTGGGAGGGGGAATATCCCGCCCTTGCCTATGGCGCCAATTGCCCGCAGACGCTGCACAGTTTCCGCGCCATCGAGCACACGTTCATCCAGCAATGGACCGACGGCTTTTTGGGCGAGGACATGCTCAAGCTCAACATCTGGACCGGATCGCTGTCGGGGTCGAAACCGGTGATGGTTTATCTGCACGGCGGGGGATTTTCCTTCGGCTCTTCCTATGAACTGGCCTCGCATGATGGGGCGCAGATGGCGCGGCATCATGATGTGGTGCAGGTGTCGGTCAACCACCGGCTCAATGTGCTGGGCTTTCTCGATCTGGCCGAATTCGGCGGCGAGGCCTATGCCGATTCCGTCAATGTCAGCATGCTCGATCTGATCTTTGCGCTGGAATGGGTGCGCGACAATATCCGCGCCTTTGGCGGCGACCCGGATCGCGTAACGATCTATGGCCAGTCGGGCGGCGGGTCGAAAGTGACCACCCTGATGGGCATGCCTGCGGCCAAGGGGCTGTTTCACCGGGCAATCGTGCAATCGGGCGGCGGCGGCAATATCCCGTCCGCCGAGCAGTCACGCGATTTCTCGCGTCAGGTGCTGCGCGAACTGGGCGTGGCGCAGGGCGACATGGCGGCCCTGCAGAAGATGGAGTGGCAAAGGCTGTTCGAGGCCGGCAACACTGTTGCCACGCGGATCAATGGCCCGATGCGCCCCGGCGTGCTGCAACCGGGCGGCAGCGCCAGCCCGACCCCGCGCGTGGGCTGGGCGCCGACGATGGACATGCGCAACATCACCTGCCGTTCGTTTCACGATGTGGCCCCGCCCGCCGCGCGCGACATCCCCGTCATCATCGGCAATGTCAGCGAAGAAGGCACCAGCCTTGGCCGCAACCCCAGCGAGGCCGAATGGCGCGCGCAACTGGCCGAGGCGCTGGGCGGGGCCAAGGCCGATGCGCTTATCGCCGCGATGAAAAAAGCGCATCCGGAAAAGGCGATCCGCACCCTCTCTTATGGGGTGGGCGGCCTGTCAGGGCGCAACAATGTGAACCGCATGGTCAAGCTGCGCCATGATGCGGGCGGAGCGCCTGCCTATCAATATCTGTTCCAATGGCAGACGCCGATCCTCGACGGCATCCCCGGCGCATGGCACACGGCCGAACTGGCCTTTTGCTTCGACAACACCAAGATCTGCGATCAGGCCACCGGCAACACGCCCGAAGCCCAGGCCATCGCCCGCAAAATGGCAGGGGCATGGGCCGCCTTTGCCCATACCGGCAAGCCCGATCAGGCAGGCCTGGCATGGGGGCCCAGCGATCCCGTGCATTGCCAGACCATGGTGTTTGACACCCGATGCCGGATGGAGAATGACCCCGAAGGCGATGTCCGCCGCATCCTGTTGACCTAG
- a CDS encoding family 43 glycosylhydrolase has protein sequence MKKHLIPALCLAALAAGGAKAQLEGEPFIHDPSTIAFSNGQYYTFGTGEGGLVSADGWTWHKGGVRPGGGVAPDTIKIGDRYYVAYAVGGGGMNGGHASNVKVMWTKSLDPKSPDFGYHDVGIVASSDGKEPCDAIDPAFLYADGHLWLSYGTYFGYIRMVELDPATGQRVVGNQPVDIAIDLEATALMHRDGWYYLLGTQGTCCDGPNSTYNIRVGRSRNPLGPYVDNFGVPMLKGGGKLVWGAHGRGLGAGHFGLVDLGDGVEKFSFHWEADMDRSGRSVLAILPLTWKNGWPAGQENLRPGSYEIQSERGGALELAVDEVRLPFDFRRSWFRNPADGPDKPLPDQTLEENSKVWPKGQIAVDMGDYMVRPHQHWTISPAPGAGGYMGAPYMKITIAGTERALAATAAGEVVTVPAFTGAPEQLWRIDQLSDGTYRIIPRNTPDPRAPLALAAVGRSTARLVRFSPDSDAGRWTFRLP, from the coding sequence ATGAAAAAACACCTGATCCCCGCGCTCTGCCTTGCCGCGCTGGCCGCGGGCGGCGCCAAGGCCCAGCTTGAGGGCGAACCCTTTATCCACGACCCTTCGACCATCGCCTTTTCCAATGGCCAGTATTACACCTTCGGCACGGGCGAAGGCGGGCTGGTGTCGGCCGATGGCTGGACATGGCATAAGGGAGGCGTGCGCCCCGGTGGCGGCGTGGCGCCTGATACCATCAAAATTGGTGATCGCTATTACGTCGCCTATGCCGTGGGCGGCGGCGGCATGAACGGCGGCCATGCCAGCAATGTCAAGGTGATGTGGACCAAATCGCTCGATCCCAAATCGCCCGATTTCGGCTACCATGATGTTGGCATCGTCGCCTCCAGCGACGGCAAGGAGCCGTGCGATGCCATCGACCCGGCCTTCCTCTATGCCGACGGCCATCTTTGGCTCAGCTATGGCACCTATTTCGGCTATATCCGCATGGTCGAACTGGACCCTGCCACCGGCCAGCGCGTGGTCGGCAACCAGCCGGTGGACATTGCCATCGACCTTGAGGCCACCGCGCTGATGCATCGCGACGGCTGGTATTATCTGCTGGGCACGCAGGGCACCTGCTGCGATGGGCCAAACTCGACCTACAACATCCGCGTGGGCCGCTCGCGCAATCCGCTTGGCCCCTATGTCGACAATTTCGGCGTTCCGATGCTCAAGGGCGGCGGCAAGCTGGTGTGGGGCGCGCATGGCCGCGGCCTTGGCGCGGGCCATTTCGGTCTGGTCGATCTGGGCGACGGGGTGGAGAAATTCTCCTTCCACTGGGAAGCCGACATGGACCGTTCAGGGCGCAGCGTGCTGGCCATCCTGCCGCTGACATGGAAGAATGGCTGGCCGGCGGGTCAGGAGAACCTGCGCCCCGGCTCCTATGAGATCCAGTCCGAACGCGGCGGCGCATTGGAACTGGCGGTGGACGAGGTGCGCCTGCCCTTCGATTTCCGCCGCAGTTGGTTTCGCAATCCCGCCGACGGGCCGGACAAGCCGCTGCCCGACCAGACACTGGAGGAAAACAGCAAGGTCTGGCCCAAAGGCCAAATCGCGGTGGATATGGGCGATTATATGGTCCGCCCGCATCAGCACTGGACGATCAGCCCTGCCCCCGGCGCAGGCGGCTATATGGGCGCGCCCTATATGAAGATCACGATTGCCGGGACCGAGCGCGCGCTGGCCGCGACGGCTGCGGGCGAGGTCGTCACCGTGCCCGCTTTCACCGGCGCGCCCGAACAGCTCTGGCGCATCGACCAGCTTTCAGACGGCACCTATCGCATCATCCCCCGCAACACGCCCGATCCGCGCGCGCCGCTGGCGCTGGCCGCCGTGGGGCGCAGCACGGCCCGTCTGGTGCGCTTTTCGCCCGACAGCGATGCCGGACGCTGGACCTTCCGCCTACCCTAA
- a CDS encoding acetylxylan esterase translates to MLAAALLLAPLSALAAPAKTSLAPYFSPVATPTAAPDPDGFLRRWLVLEPIAKPNRSNQGFTSAYVRDAFAKAALPGVATAIPRDGQTVRVGGQSLQWHALDAGLFDAKLFYLAQGLGKPTYGVIFWVTTIIESDREIADAHLAAGSNSASMWWLNGAETTALFGDRRMVMDDAVSPRVTLHKGRNILRGAIINGPGLSDFCARFVDDAGRPITDLRIATR, encoded by the coding sequence ATGCTTGCGGCCGCGCTTTTGCTTGCCCCTCTATCCGCCCTCGCGGCTCCGGCCAAAACCTCGCTTGCCCCCTATTTCTCCCCTGTCGCAACACCCACGGCCGCCCCCGACCCGGACGGTTTCCTGCGCCGCTGGCTGGTGCTGGAGCCGATTGCCAAACCCAACCGCAGCAATCAGGGCTTTACCAGCGCCTATGTCCGCGATGCCTTTGCCAAGGCCGCTCTGCCCGGCGTCGCGACGGCCATCCCGCGCGACGGCCAAACGGTGCGCGTCGGCGGCCAAAGCCTGCAATGGCATGCGCTGGACGCGGGCCTGTTTGACGCCAAACTGTTCTATCTGGCCCAAGGACTGGGCAAACCGACCTATGGCGTGATCTTCTGGGTCACCACCATTATCGAAAGCGACCGCGAGATTGCCGACGCGCATCTGGCGGCAGGGTCCAATTCGGCCTCGATGTGGTGGCTCAACGGCGCGGAGACCACCGCCCTGTTCGGCGACCGGCGGATGGTGATGGATGATGCCGTCTCGCCGCGTGTCACGCTGCATAAAGGGCGCAATATCCTGCGCGGCGCGATCATCAACGGGCCGGGCCTCAGCGATTTTTGCGCCCGGTTTGTCGATGATGCGGGCCGCCCCATCACCGACCTGCGCATCGCCACCCGCTGA
- the xylA gene encoding xylose isomerase has translation MSAAYFAEFDTVRYEGPDAASDLAYRWYDKDRMVFGKRMEDYLRFAVCFWHTFCWPGSDVFGAGTFNRPWLAGPQDEAAARAKREAALAFVEKLDLPFYCFHDVDVMAPAESIGDFRKSFALAVDHLEELQAKHGRKLLWGTANLFSHPRYLAGAATSPRPEVYAWAASQVRDALEATHRLGGANYVLWGGREGYDTILNTNLAVEQENFGRFLQLVVEHKHKIGFTGTILIEPKPHEPTKHQYDFDTQTVYGFLKRFGLENEVKVNIEANHATLSGHTFEHEIAMAGALGILGSIDANRGDPQNGWDTDQFPNSVEELTLACIEIERAGGFTTGGFNFDAKVRRQSVDAADLLHGHIGGVDVIAKSLLRAEAIIKDGRLDAFRDERYAGWSSDLGKNIKGGDLASIADMAVVNNLAPQPVSGRQEWLENLINRF, from the coding sequence ATGTCTGCCGCCTATTTCGCCGAATTTGACACGGTCCGCTATGAAGGCCCCGATGCCGCCAGCGATCTGGCCTATCGCTGGTACGACAAGGACCGCATGGTCTTTGGCAAACGGATGGAAGATTATCTGCGCTTTGCGGTCTGTTTCTGGCACACGTTCTGCTGGCCGGGCAGCGATGTGTTCGGCGCGGGCACGTTCAACCGCCCGTGGCTGGCCGGCCCGCAGGATGAGGCCGCCGCCCGCGCCAAGCGTGAGGCCGCGCTCGCTTTTGTCGAAAAGCTCGACCTGCCGTTTTATTGCTTCCACGATGTCGACGTGATGGCGCCCGCCGAGAGCATCGGGGATTTCCGCAAGAGCTTTGCGCTGGCCGTCGATCACCTTGAGGAGCTTCAGGCCAAGCATGGCCGCAAGCTGCTGTGGGGCACGGCCAATCTGTTCAGCCACCCGCGCTATCTGGCGGGCGCCGCTACCAGCCCGCGCCCCGAAGTCTATGCCTGGGCCGCCAGCCAGGTCCGCGACGCGCTGGAGGCCACCCATCGTCTGGGCGGCGCGAATTACGTGCTGTGGGGCGGGCGCGAAGGCTATGACACGATCCTCAACACCAATCTGGCGGTGGAACAGGAGAATTTCGGCCGCTTCCTGCAACTGGTGGTCGAACACAAGCACAAGATCGGTTTCACCGGCACGATCCTGATCGAGCCCAAGCCGCATGAACCCACCAAGCACCAATATGATTTCGACACCCAGACCGTGTACGGCTTCCTCAAGCGCTTTGGCCTTGAGAATGAGGTCAAGGTCAACATCGAGGCCAACCACGCCACCCTGTCGGGCCATACGTTCGAACATGAAATCGCCATGGCCGGGGCGCTGGGCATCCTTGGCTCGATCGACGCCAATCGCGGCGATCCGCAGAACGGCTGGGACACCGACCAATTCCCCAATTCGGTCGAGGAACTGACGCTGGCCTGCATCGAAATCGAGCGCGCGGGCGGCTTCACCACCGGCGGCTTCAATTTCGATGCCAAGGTGCGCCGTCAATCGGTGGACGCGGCCGATCTGCTGCATGGCCATATCGGCGGAGTGGATGTCATTGCCAAATCGCTGCTGCGCGCCGAGGCGATCATCAAGGACGGTCGCCTCGATGCCTTCCGCGATGAACGCTATGCCGGTTGGAGCAGCGATCTGGGCAAGAATATCAAGGGGGGCGATCTGGCCTCGATTGCCGATATGGCCGTGGTGAACAATCTGGCGCCCCAGCCGGTTTCCGGGCGGCAGGAATGGCTGGAAAACCTGATCAACCGTTTCTGA
- the xylB gene encoding xylulokinase, translating into MFLGIDIGTSGVKAVVTASDGRVLSQCSAALSVSRPQELWSEQAPDDWVDATHRAVLGLDAGLRRAVAAIGLAGQMHGATLLGADDRPLRPAILWNDGRSHAQCAALEAAEPQSRAITGNIAMPGFTAPKLLWVRDHEPEVFAATKTVLLPKDYVRLALTGEKASDMSDAAGTLWVDVARRAWSEAMLSATGLTLDHMPKLYEGPEITGHLRADVAAQWGMEAVPVVAGAGDNAAGALGVGVTGEGQGMLSLGTSGVIFVAGNAFRPNPARAVHAFCHALPGVWHQMSVHLSAASCIDWAAATCKVGGPAEFFALAESAGPCAGPELFLPYLSGERTPHNDPHLRAGFVGLSNETNTARLAAAVLEGVAFAHTDGIDALREAGTHIEELSVIGGGSRSLYWGHILASVLGVRLLYLEGGEVGPALGAARLAQLGLGGDLAATCTRPPIRATIEPDLDLAARLAPQRQRFQRATWALRQLQESH; encoded by the coding sequence ATGTTCCTTGGCATAGATATCGGCACCAGCGGGGTCAAAGCCGTCGTCACCGCCAGTGACGGGCGCGTCCTCTCGCAATGCAGCGCGGCGCTCTCGGTGTCGCGGCCGCAGGAATTGTGGTCCGAGCAGGCACCTGACGACTGGGTGGACGCAACCCATCGCGCGGTGCTGGGGCTGGACGCCGGATTGCGTCGCGCGGTGGCGGCCATCGGCCTTGCCGGGCAAATGCACGGCGCCACGCTGCTGGGCGCGGACGACCGGCCCCTGCGCCCCGCGATCCTGTGGAACGACGGGCGCAGCCATGCCCAATGCGCCGCGCTGGAGGCCGCCGAGCCGCAAAGCCGCGCGATCACCGGCAATATCGCCATGCCCGGCTTCACCGCGCCCAAGCTGCTCTGGGTGCGCGATCATGAGCCGGAGGTGTTTGCCGCCACCAAAACGGTGCTGCTGCCCAAGGATTATGTCCGCCTTGCCCTGACCGGCGAAAAGGCCAGCGACATGTCGGATGCGGCGGGCACGCTGTGGGTCGATGTGGCCCGCCGCGCTTGGTCAGAGGCGATGCTTTCGGCAACCGGCCTGACGCTCGATCATATGCCCAAACTCTATGAAGGCCCCGAAATCACCGGCCATCTGCGCGCCGACGTGGCGGCGCAATGGGGTATGGAAGCCGTGCCCGTGGTGGCGGGCGCGGGCGACAATGCGGCGGGCGCGCTGGGCGTGGGCGTGACGGGCGAAGGGCAAGGCATGCTTTCGCTCGGCACATCGGGCGTGATCTTTGTGGCGGGCAATGCGTTCCGGCCCAATCCGGCGCGCGCGGTCCATGCCTTTTGCCATGCTCTGCCGGGGGTGTGGCATCAGATGAGTGTGCATCTTTCGGCCGCCTCCTGCATCGATTGGGCGGCGGCGACGTGCAAAGTGGGCGGACCAGCCGAATTCTTCGCCCTGGCCGAAAGCGCGGGGCCATGCGCGGGGCCTGAACTGTTCCTGCCCTATCTTTCGGGCGAACGCACGCCGCATAATGACCCGCATCTGCGCGCGGGCTTTGTGGGGCTGAGCAACGAGACCAACACCGCGCGCCTTGCCGCCGCCGTGCTGGAAGGTGTGGCCTTTGCCCATACCGACGGCATTGACGCCCTGCGCGAGGCGGGCACGCATATCGAGGAACTATCCGTGATCGGCGGCGGTTCTCGCTCGCTCTATTGGGGCCATATTCTGGCCAGTGTGCTGGGCGTGCGCCTGCTCTATCTGGAGGGCGGCGAAGTCGGCCCGGCGCTGGGCGCGGCGCGTCTGGCCCAACTGGGTCTGGGCGGCGATCTGGCCGCAACATGCACCCGCCCGCCGATCCGCGCCACCATCGAGCCGGACCTCGATCTGGCCGCCCGCCTTGCCCCCCAACGCCAGCGTTTCCAGCGCGCCACATGGGCGCTGCGCCAACTTCAGGAGAGCCATTGA
- a CDS encoding glycoside hydrolase family 43 protein, which translates to MLAALLPTHAFAEAPASTFRDQPLVTSIYTADPSAHVFGGKIYVYPSHDIPTPIPDDDLGNQYAMRDYRVLRMDRIGGKVTIGPVALDVKNVPWASQQMWAPDAAYKNGTYYLYFPARDKAKDKNGLGTFRIGVATSKNPMGPFKAEPKPIAGSYSMDPAVFTDTDGKSYMYFGGIWGGQLQRWASGKFDPNGSDTDLGKDDQPALSGKVVRMGADMKSFAEKPRDAVILDENGKPVLTGDHERRFFEASWMFRRGGKYYYTYSTGDTHFLNYAIGDNPYGPFKYTGHILKPVQGWTTHHSILQADGKWWLFYADTQLSNKNHLRNVKVTELTFNPDGTIQTIDPLKAR; encoded by the coding sequence ATGCTGGCCGCGCTTTTGCCCACCCATGCCTTTGCCGAGGCACCCGCCTCCACCTTTCGCGATCAGCCGCTGGTGACCAGCATCTATACCGCCGACCCTTCGGCCCATGTCTTTGGCGGCAAGATCTATGTCTATCCCTCGCATGACATCCCAACGCCCATCCCCGACGATGACCTGGGCAACCAATATGCAATGCGCGACTATCGCGTGCTGCGCATGGACCGTATCGGCGGCAAGGTGACGATCGGGCCGGTGGCGCTGGATGTGAAAAATGTGCCTTGGGCCAGCCAACAGATGTGGGCGCCCGATGCGGCCTATAAAAACGGCACCTACTATCTCTACTTCCCCGCGCGCGACAAGGCCAAGGACAAAAACGGCCTTGGCACTTTCCGCATTGGCGTTGCCACATCGAAAAACCCGATGGGGCCGTTCAAGGCCGAGCCCAAGCCGATTGCGGGCAGCTATTCAATGGACCCGGCCGTCTTCACCGACACAGACGGCAAGAGCTATATGTATTTCGGCGGTATCTGGGGCGGCCAGCTTCAGCGCTGGGCCAGCGGCAAGTTCGACCCCAACGGTTCGGACACCGACCTTGGCAAGGACGACCAGCCCGCCCTGTCGGGCAAGGTCGTGCGCATGGGCGCCGACATGAAGAGTTTTGCCGAAAAGCCGCGCGATGCGGTGATTCTGGACGAAAACGGCAAGCCGGTGCTGACGGGCGACCATGAGCGGCGCTTTTTTGAGGCATCGTGGATGTTCAGGCGCGGCGGCAAATATTACTACACCTATTCGACCGGCGACACGCATTTCCTGAACTATGCGATCGGCGACAACCCTTATGGCCCGTTCAAATATACCGGCCATATCCTGAAGCCGGTTCAGGGCTGGACCACGCATCATTCGATCCTTCAGGCCGATGGCAAGTGGTGGCTGTTCTACGCCGACACCCAATTGTCGAACAAGAACCACCTGCGCAATGTGAAAGTGACAGAACTGACCTTCAACCCCGATGGCACGATCCAGACCATTGACCCGTTGAAGGCGCGCTGA
- a CDS encoding glycoside hydrolase family 9 protein gives MSGKSRLLFCLGLLAIGAPAWAQNPPQALSLGDKGYYEGAGVNVLAFSNWYDGLFADSKISGIEIIQQGLRNATNGDVRLSPTPGQWDPIGAMVSRKVDRAAGVIETRLRYADYDWTYMIRARQQDDGVVVSILLDRPVPDALVGKAGFNLEFLPSAYFHHAFMADGVAGAFPLHPVGAMVRTDQRNAASGRSEGPGAEPLPMAEGRDFVLAPEDPARRVRITGDAPIMLYDGRNQAQNGWFVLRSLLPAGKSGTVLTWTIRPQTSPGWLRRPVIAHSQLGYAPAASKLATVELDAHDKRRPPLRLLRIGADGGQTAVLSQQPREWGDYLRYHYLQMDFSAVKQPGLYVLEYGDVRTAPFRIADDVYADAWHATNDVYFPVAMDHVSVNEAYRVWHGDSHRDDARQAPVNHEHIDLYRQGPTTDTPFRAGEHIPGLNVGGWFDAGDFDIRTQSQYQVVRSLAAARERFGLDRDTVSVDEARRHVEIHVPDGRPDVVQQVAHGTLQLLAQFDAVGHAIHGIVEPDVAQYTHLGDAVNKTDGLPYDPALKPGEIRDGRSGTPDDRWAFTSKASALNYGSIAALAAAGRVLRGQDDALSAKALATAQRVWREEQSHAPDLFSHGNTTGGPLDWEKFAAAVELLKTTRSKVYADAVMELWPKVAKAFAPNAQTAVAALPYMPAAYRRAMIPAVRQWQEESDRIARANPFGVPITTGGWAGDSTVMAYALVADALHGAFPEIVGGDAVWRGVAFITGHHPGSDISFVSGVGTVSKEVAYGNNRADFSYIAGGVVPGVLIIKPDFPENHEDWPFFWGENEYVVPEGAAWIELVNAANQLRAKSVANGAQGGFQKPESLPKG, from the coding sequence ATGTCCGGAAAGTCCAGACTGTTGTTTTGCCTTGGTCTGTTGGCCATCGGCGCCCCGGCATGGGCGCAAAACCCGCCCCAAGCCCTGTCGCTGGGCGACAAAGGCTATTACGAGGGGGCAGGCGTCAACGTGCTGGCCTTTTCCAATTGGTATGACGGGCTGTTTGCCGATTCCAAGATCAGCGGCATCGAGATCATCCAGCAGGGCCTGCGCAATGCCACCAACGGCGATGTGCGCCTCTCGCCCACGCCCGGCCAGTGGGACCCGATCGGCGCCATGGTTTCGCGCAAGGTGGACCGCGCGGCGGGCGTGATCGAGACGCGCCTGCGCTATGCCGATTACGATTGGACCTATATGATCCGCGCCCGGCAGCAGGACGACGGCGTGGTGGTCAGCATCCTGCTTGACCGCCCGGTTCCCGATGCTCTGGTGGGCAAGGCCGGGTTCAATCTGGAATTCCTGCCCTCGGCCTATTTCCATCATGCCTTCATGGCCGATGGTGTGGCGGGCGCGTTCCCGCTGCATCCCGTGGGCGCCATGGTGCGCACCGATCAGCGCAACGCCGCCAGCGGGCGCAGCGAAGGTCCGGGCGCCGAACCGCTGCCCATGGCCGAGGGGCGCGATTTTGTCCTTGCGCCAGAGGACCCGGCGCGGCGGGTGAGGATCACGGGCGATGCGCCCATCATGCTCTATGATGGCCGCAATCAGGCGCAGAACGGCTGGTTCGTGCTGCGCTCGCTGCTGCCCGCAGGCAAGAGCGGGACGGTGCTGACATGGACCATCCGGCCCCAGACCAGCCCCGGATGGCTGCGGCGTCCGGTGATTGCCCATTCGCAATTGGGCTATGCGCCTGCGGCCTCGAAACTGGCCACCGTGGAACTGGACGCCCATGACAAGCGCCGCCCGCCGCTGCGCCTGCTGCGCATTGGGGCCGATGGCGGGCAAACCGCCGTCCTGTCCCAGCAGCCGCGCGAATGGGGCGATTATCTGCGCTACCACTATCTCCAGATGGACTTCAGCGCTGTGAAGCAGCCGGGTCTTTATGTGCTTGAATATGGCGACGTGCGGACCGCGCCCTTCCGTATTGCCGATGACGTCTATGCCGATGCCTGGCATGCCACCAATGATGTCTATTTCCCGGTGGCGATGGATCATGTCTCGGTGAATGAGGCCTATCGCGTGTGGCACGGCGATTCCCACCGCGATGATGCGCGGCAGGCCCCCGTCAACCATGAGCATATCGACCTCTATCGTCAGGGGCCGACCACCGACACGCCTTTCCGGGCGGGAGAGCACATTCCGGGGCTGAATGTGGGCGGATGGTTTGATGCGGGCGATTTCGACATCCGCACCCAGTCGCAATATCAGGTGGTGCGCTCGCTGGCCGCCGCGCGCGAAAGGTTCGGGCTGGACCGCGACACGGTCAGCGTTGATGAGGCGCGGCGCCATGTCGAAATCCATGTGCCCGACGGGCGGCCCGATGTGGTCCAGCAGGTGGCCCATGGCACGCTGCAATTGCTGGCCCAGTTCGATGCGGTGGGCCATGCGATCCACGGCATTGTCGAACCCGATGTGGCGCAATACACGCATCTGGGCGATGCGGTGAACAAGACCGATGGCCTGCCCTATGACCCGGCGCTCAAACCCGGCGAAATCCGCGACGGGCGCAGTGGAACGCCCGATGACCGCTGGGCCTTCACCAGCAAGGCCTCGGCGCTCAATTATGGCTCGATTGCGGCGCTGGCGGCGGCCGGCAGAGTGCTGCGCGGGCAGGATGATGCGCTCTCGGCCAAGGCTCTGGCCACCGCCCAGCGCGTCTGGCGGGAGGAGCAGTCCCACGCGCCCGATCTGTTTTCGCATGGCAACACCACGGGCGGCCCGCTGGATTGGGAGAAATTCGCCGCCGCTGTCGAATTGCTGAAAACCACGCGCAGCAAGGTCTATGCCGATGCCGTGATGGAACTGTGGCCCAAGGTGGCCAAGGCCTTTGCCCCCAATGCGCAGACGGCGGTGGCGGCGCTGCCCTATATGCCCGCGGCCTATCGCCGCGCGATGATCCCCGCCGTGCGCCAATGGCAGGAGGAGAGCGACCGCATCGCTCGCGCCAACCCCTTTGGCGTGCCGATCACCACGGGCGGCTGGGCCGGGGACAGCACGGTCATGGCCTATGCGCTGGTCGCCGATGCGCTGCATGGGGCCTTTCCCGAAATCGTCGGGGGCGATGCGGTCTGGCGGGGGGTGGCCTTCATCACGGGCCATCATCCCGGTTCGGACATTTCCTTTGTTTCGGGCGTGGGCACGGTGTCCAAAGAGGTGGCCTATGGCAACAACCGCGCCGACTTTTCCTATATCGCGGGCGGGGTGGTTCCAGGCGTGCTGATCATCAAGCCCGACTTTCCCGAAAACCACGAGGACTGGCCCTTTTTCTGGGGCGAGAATGAATATGTCGTGCCCGAAGGGGCGGCTTGGATCGAACTGGTCAATGCGGCCAACCAATTGCGGGCCAAATCCGTGGCAAACGGCGCTCAAGGTGGCTTTCAAAAGCCTGAAAGCCTACCTAAAGGATAA